In the Flavobacterium sp. 90 genome, AATTATTTTCAGAACGGCTTTTCGATTTTTAATTATGTTCAAGATGTTTGAAAGATTGCCAGTATTTGTCTTTATATATTTCGTAACTAATCTCTAACTGATTATACTTCTTAATTATAGCATTTAAAACTTTTGTTGGTTTTCTAAATTCTTTACAAGCAAAATAGATTTCGCGTTTTCCCGCACTTGTTTCTCTTCCTACATTTAAATAACCATCTAAATCTTTAAGATCGAGCATTATTTCATCTTCTATATTATTCAATAATTGATAAGTTTCATTATCTGGCATTCCATTATTATTATTACTTCCATCAAATGGAATTTCAATACTCAAAACCCATGGATGAGAAGCTTTTTTATCCCAATCTAAAACCTCGCTATTAACTATCGCTAAAACAATTTGTCCATCTTTTGTTTTTGCTTCCAGACTCGAATAATTGTCATGTTCTGTATCATGCCTCACACCTTCGTATTTTTCAACAAATTCTTTTTCTCTCCAAATTAAATAATCTTTTAATTTTTCAATTGGAATTAATTCCTCAGAAGTATCTTTTTTACCAACGATCTTTAAACTATCTATTAATGTAACTGAATGCAATTCTCCTAAAAAATTATCTAGAAAAATATAAATACCATTAGTTTGCATTCCCTTTTCATCTTCGACAAAATCGTCATAGATAATCGTTAAATCAATTTCATCTGGATAATCCTTATGTAAATTAGGATAAAACTTTAAATTGTCACTATTAAACTTAAATCCTCCCATATTAATGCTAACATCTTTAATATCTGATGCGGGTTTAAGAGCAGTAAACTTCCAACCTTTAATTATAGGAGCCGCATCAACTAATTCTTCAATTAAAAAAATATTTCTTATTGCACCATCAGGAGTTAAAATTAATTCTGCAGTATGTTCATCGAGCATTCCTGTCAAAAAATAAATTTCTTCATGAATCTCATCCAATTTTGGACTTAATTTCTTAAAGAAATCCTGATCTATATTTTCACCATTTTGAACAGCTTTAAAAAACTCTTTTTCATGTTTTAAGAACCAATTCCAAAAATCACTGTACGTTACTATTGGAGATTCTTTTTTACCCAATATCTTATCTAGAAAACCCATGCATCAAAAAAATTAAATTAAAATTTTACTATAGGCAAACCTAAGAAAAAGCTTTTAAAAACATAATAATATATTTACAAAAAAAAGCCGTTCTGAGATTATTTTTCAGAACGGCTTTTTGTTTTGTACCATTTTTAATGGATTAATCCTTCGCACAATCTTGTCATTTCGACAAAGGAGAAATCACACAAGAAATTCTGCAACGAAAATCGCCAATCTTTGTCGAGCTTCTTGCGAAGATTTCTCCTTTGTCGAAATGACAAACCAGACGAAAATATTATTATGAAAATGATTATCCTAGCCCCGATAGTAGTGGAAATCCTTTTACTTTTTTCTTTAAAAAGTAAAAGATTGAAACGGATAGCGGGATTAGCTCCTAAAAAAAAGATTTGCTTTTATTATAGAGATCGAAATGACAAAAATGTGGGCAAAATCAGTGTGAATCTGCGTTTTCGCTATAGTGAATCAGTGTCATCCGCGTGCCATAAAAACACAGTAACCAATCGTTGTCGATCTTCTAGTGTGATTTCTCCCTCCGGTCGAAATGACAAAAAAACCATAAAAAAAGCCCTTCTAAGAATAATCTCAGAAAGGCTTTTCATTAATAATTTATAACTAATAATTTATAATTATCTAAGCAATAGTATTCAGTTTACTATTTTTTCGACTATAAGTAAAGTAAATAACCAATCCAAGTAGTAACCAAACTGTGAAGTAAATCCAGTTCCAAACACTTAATTCTGCCATCATATAAAGACAACAAATAAGTCCTAATAACGGAATTAAAGAAAGATTTTGTCTGAATGACCAAACTGCTAATCCAATCAAAACAAATATAAAAATCCACATTGGAATCTTGTGTTTGAATAAACTGAAACCTGATTCGTATTTCAATGAATCATTGATTGGCAAACCTTTTACAACGGTAGCATATTTAGCATCGTCGTCTTGATATTGGCTTAATAAATGCTCTAAATCTGATGTTTCGGCAGTTTTATTGTGAACATCAATACTTTCCAAATAATTGAAAACTTTCGTTGATTCTTCTTTATTCAAAGAGGTAATAATTGTCGTTGCATCGTTTGTTTGCGCTTCATTATTGATAAAAGCCATTGTCGCTTTATTATTGAAAGCAAAAGCATAATACAATCCTGCAATCAATAAAACAGGCATAATAAATTTAGAATTGATATAAGGCGTTTTAAACTTCCCTCTTGGAATATCTGTTTTATTCTGCAATACCAAAACTCCTGCACAAACCAATACAAAGGCAAACAAAGTCCCGATACTACATAAATCTGTTACCATTGTTAAGTTCAGAAACAAAGCCGGAACTGCAACCACAAAACCAGTTACAATTGTTGCAAAAGATGGCGTTTTGAATTTTGGATGCACCGTAGAAAATTTCTTTGGCAATAAACCGTCACGGCTCATACTCATCCAGATACGAGGTTGTCCCATTTGGAAAACCAACAAAACGCTCGCCATTGCAATTACGGCACTTACGGCAATAATTCCCGACATCCATTTTAGGTTTAATTTATCGAAAACAAATGCAAGAGGATCTCCAACATTCAGTTCGTTATAACGCACCATTCCGGTTAAAACCAAGGCAATGGCGATGTATAAAATAGTACAAATAATAATCGCCCACATCATTCCGCGTGGTAAATCACGTTGCGGGTTTTTACATTCTTCTGCCGTTGTAGAAATGGCATCAAAACCAATATAAGCAAAGAAAACAGCAGAAACTCCTTTTAAAACTCCGCTAACTCCATTTGGTGCAAACGGATCCCAATTAGCAGTATCAACATAAAATATACCAACCGCAATAACCAAAAGTACAATACAAAGTTTTACAACTACCATTGCATTACTGGCGTTACGAGACTCTTTCATTCCTCTGTAAACCAATGCTGTAATTAAAATAATGATGAATAAAGCCGGTAAATCAGCCACAAAATGGAAAGAACCAATTGTTGGCGCCGTTGTCCAAGCTGTATAAGAAGCTTGTAAAGCAGTACTTAAATTTTCGAATGATTTTCCGCCTTGCATTAAAGCAGTAGCGTCTTTAAATCCGTTTGAAGCCGTTAGATAATCCATTTGAATCCACTGTGGCAAATGAATCCCGCCACTCTGGAGCAGTCCTGTAAAATAATCACTCCACGAAATCGCGACCGTAATATTCCCTACAGCATATTCCATGATTAAAGCCCAACCAATAATCCAGGCGATAATTTCTCCAAAAGCAACATACGAATACGTATAAGCACTTCCTGAAACGGGAACCATCGACGCAAATTCGGCGTAAGCAAAAGCAGCAAAACTACACGCAAGTGCTGTAAACAAAAACAAGAAAATAACAGCAGGACCACCATCTGCACTGGCTTTTCCGATAGTACTAAAAATCCCTGCACCAACAAT is a window encoding:
- a CDS encoding DUF695 domain-containing protein, whose product is MGFLDKILGKKESPIVTYSDFWNWFLKHEKEFFKAVQNGENIDQDFFKKLSPKLDEIHEEIYFLTGMLDEHTAELILTPDGAIRNIFLIEELVDAAPIIKGWKFTALKPASDIKDVSINMGGFKFNSDNLKFYPNLHKDYPDEIDLTIIYDDFVEDEKGMQTNGIYIFLDNFLGELHSVTLIDSLKIVGKKDTSEELIPIEKLKDYLIWREKEFVEKYEGVRHDTEHDNYSSLEAKTKDGQIVLAIVNSEVLDWDKKASHPWVLSIEIPFDGSNNNNGMPDNETYQLLNNIEDEIMLDLKDLDGYLNVGRETSAGKREIYFACKEFRKPTKVLNAIIKKYNQLEISYEIYKDKYWQSFKHLEHN
- a CDS encoding amino acid permease gives rise to the protein MALSGLFRKKTVQDILKQVAKNEADGHNALGKHLTTRDLTAFGIAAIVGAGIFSTIGKASADGGPAVIFLFLFTALACSFAAFAYAEFASMVPVSGSAYTYSYVAFGEIIAWIIGWALIMEYAVGNITVAISWSDYFTGLLQSGGIHLPQWIQMDYLTASNGFKDATALMQGGKSFENLSTALQASYTAWTTAPTIGSFHFVADLPALFIIILITALVYRGMKESRNASNAMVVVKLCIVLLVIAVGIFYVDTANWDPFAPNGVSGVLKGVSAVFFAYIGFDAISTTAEECKNPQRDLPRGMMWAIIICTILYIAIALVLTGMVRYNELNVGDPLAFVFDKLNLKWMSGIIAVSAVIAMASVLLVFQMGQPRIWMSMSRDGLLPKKFSTVHPKFKTPSFATIVTGFVVAVPALFLNLTMVTDLCSIGTLFAFVLVCAGVLVLQNKTDIPRGKFKTPYINSKFIMPVLLIAGLYYAFAFNNKATMAFINNEAQTNDATTIITSLNKEESTKVFNYLESIDVHNKTAETSDLEHLLSQYQDDDAKYATVVKGLPINDSLKYESGFSLFKHKIPMWIFIFVLIGLAVWSFRQNLSLIPLLGLICCLYMMAELSVWNWIYFTVWLLLGLVIYFTYSRKNSKLNTIA